The Triticum aestivum cultivar Chinese Spring chromosome 6D, IWGSC CS RefSeq v2.1, whole genome shotgun sequence genomic sequence AGAGTTGTCCAAGGGACTGGGGTCTGTTGCTCAGACGACCGGGGACGGGACGGCTCCACCCTCCTCGGTGCCTTTGACCACTCTGAGGTTTGGGTCTCTCGAGCCTGCTTCTGCACCTCCGAGACTGTGGAGTGAGCGGGTGGAGTCTTTTGAGGCTTTTGAGCACACGTTACCCACTTTGGATTTTGAGGATGCTTCGTGTCTCGTCCTTGGGACTTCGCCGACCTCAgtcaggggagaggaggaggaggctcctACCCATGTTGTTGTTCCTTCTCAGACTGAGGGTCCGGCCGTGGAGGTTTTTCATTCGGGAGGGGGTCTGGGGATGGTGTTCTCGGCTCCCTCTTCTTCTGTTGCGAGGACGGAGCTGCAGGTGGTGGTTCCGAGTTCTGAAGGGGGCTCGGGGCAGGTGACCTCGGCGCCCTCTTCTCCTTTCGCGCCGGACGAGGTATCCGCGATGGAGGCTTTATCTTCGGGAGggggtccggggcaggtggcctcggcacCCTCTTCTCCTTTCGCTAGGACGGACCTGCAGGCGGCAGGTCCGGTCCATGGagggggctcggggcaggtggTCTCGGGGCCCTCTTCTCCCTCGGTGTCTAGGGTGGCCGGCCCTCTGTTGGCGCCGGTGAGCACCTCTTGCCGGCGGGCTGGGGTGGATGGGGAGCTTGGGCAGGCGGCCCATGCTACCCCATCAACCGACTCGGTGCCGTTTCCCTGCCGTGGGGACCGGCTGAGTGTTCGGGGTGAGGCAGGAGGTCCCTCCCCGGGCAACTTCACTCGGGAGGAGGTGATAGCGTTTGGCGGGATTCCGGGCCCGGTTTCTGAGGGGCGACGGTTGAGCTGCCGTCTTCAAGACCATCCGGAGGTGGACgatatgcagcagcggtgcgccatgagggtgaccaagcttcgtgacgttgaagtcactactggtatgtcgatTAATACTTCTAAGTCCATCTTGCATTTTTCGAACGATGAGATTGTtgataatgcaaaccaattagggatttcactaggtagtaatgatggTAAAATTTCAAATTCCGTTAATGATTTACTGGATTTAGAGGCCGAGAGGGCTTTAGATATGATTCGTAACTTAGCAGCCATCAAACCCATGAATGATTCCGATATTGATGCTTTGGGGGTCCGGGTGCTGGATAATTTTTGTGCGAATCTTGCTAATCCCCTCTCTGAAcctgaggaggaggatgagagtGTCGAGATTGCTGTAGTAAGACCTCCTGAGCCTGGTTGTGAGGACCGGCTGGAGAGTAAGATCAGTCCTAATCGCAAATGGAAGCGGAAGATCTACCCGACgtccgcagtgcgtaggagtgccAGGATCCGTACggctaaaaaattccatgacgagatatggaaggaatcttttggaatagcagaggtctcaaggacttggctaaaaaaaggtttcttgcaGAAGCGTCTATCGAGCATAGATTGGACTTTATTGCTTtatcggaaactggtagagataatttCTCGCTACAATTTCTCAATACTTTATCGGGTGGTATTGATTTCGACTGGCACTGTCTGCcgccgcgaggaagatcgggtgggatcttactcgGTGTTAGATGCGAGTCTCTCGAAGTCCGAAGTGTGGTCATGGGAGATTTTGCTGTTAAGTTTAGGGTGCGGTCGAAGGCTGATGGATTTGattgggctctggtggcggtttatggtgctGCACAGCCAGAATTCAAACCGGATTTCTTGGCTGATCTAGTTAGGGTTTGCGGATCTGAGCAGCTCCCAATCCTGGTAGGGGGGACGTTAACATCATTAGGAGGCGTGttgagaagaataatgataactttgacgggagatggtcgttcatgtttaacactatcattgaaagcttggatctgagagagattgaGCTTTCGGGTAGGAAGTTCACATGGGCTAACGTAATGCCAAATCCAACGTTTGAAAAGTTGGATCGTGTACTGGCAagtgtcgaatgggaacagaagtttccctttgtaacagttcaggctCTCTCTCGTGGTATTTCTGACCACACGCCTTTATTTCCTGACTCTGGTGAGGCCTCCCACCTGGGCAACAAAAACTTATTCTCGTTcgagcttgcttggtttgaaagagaaggcttccttgatctcgtagccagagagtgggctaaggatgcaggaggtaggactgcgcttgagcgctggcagaataagattaggcacctgagaagtttcctacgtgggtgggctaagcatcttagtgggatttataaggttgaaaaggaacggctccttacccttattcagtccttagatgtaaaagcagaaaccacggTTCTGTCAGCCGcagagcttcatgccaagcttgacgcagagatgaggctgaaagaacttcttCGTGAAGAAGAATTAAAGTGGGCTCTGCGGGCCAAGGTACGAAGAGTTGTCTAGGGGGACGCGAACAATCAATTCTTCCACATGATCGCCAATGGCAAACACAggaagaagaggatctttcagcttgaacaagatgagggaACGATTATCGGCCAGGAGAACCTAAAGTTATACATTACTGAgtattacaagcagttgtttggacccccagaggataactgtgtgtctctggatgagtttagggttgaggatgtgcctcaacttacTGCTGTTGAGAATGATATTTTAGCGCTCCTTTTTCTGAAAAGGAGGTGTTCGAGGCCATTTcgcagatgaaaaataataaggctcccggcccggatggattcccggctgagttttataagaagtgctggcatattattaaaggggacctgttgccgatgttccatgatttgttctcgggacaacttcagctttttcagctaaattttggtacgataaccctgcttcctaagaaaacagaggctgtgagaatcgagcaattcaggcccatctgtcttctcaatgttagtttcaaaatttttaccaaggtcgggacgattaggctcacacagattgcgcatgctGTGGTGCAGCCTACTCAAACTGCTTCCATGtcggacaggaacatccttgaaggggttgtggtccttcatgaaacactctatgagattcacacgaaaaaacttgACGGAGTtattttcaaggtggatttcgagaaggcgtacgataaagtcaaatggccgttccttcaacaggccttacaCATGAAGagttttgatgaagcttggcgacgccaggtagaatctttcacgtaaaaagggagtgttggaattaaagtgaatgacgatataggtcattatttccagacacacaaaggcctgagacaaggtgatcccATGTCTCCCATcttgttcaacattgtggttgatatgttggcgatcctgataggtagggcaaaggaggccggtcaggtgggtggcttggtgcctcatctagttgatggtggtgtgtccatcctgcagtacgctgatgatacaatcttctttatggagcacgacttggcaaaagcgagaaatatgaagttggtgttatgcttatttgaacaattgactggattgaagattaactttcataaaagcgagttgttctgctttggtagagccaaggacgaacaagaggcttataggcaattgtttggatgtgaattgggggctttaccttttacgtacctaggtatacccattcaccatcgtaagctaacaaacagaGAGTGAAAGTGCATCGAGAATcggtttgaaaagaaactgagttgctggaaaggaaaactcatgtcttatggaggccgattgattcttattaattcggtgctcacgagtatgcctatgtttctcttattcttttttgaagtcccagttggggttaggaaaaggctggacttctatcgatcccgattcttctggcagagtgatgaacttaagagaaaataccgactcgtcaaatgggatatcatctgtcgaccaaaggaccagggggccttggtattgagaatcttgaagtcaagaacagatgtcttctcagtaagtggctgtataagttGTCAGTTGAGACTGAGGCAACGTGGACGcagattctccgtagtaagtatctgcagtccaagactttgtcccaggtgacagtgagaccaattgattcgccgttttggaaggggcttatgagagtcaaaACTGCCTTCTTTAATCGAACAAAGTTTATTCTCGGTAATGGCAACaccactcgcttctgggaggatacgtggcttggtgAAACGCCGTTGGCGCTCCAGTATCCGTCCATGTATCGTATTGTTCAGCGTCGTGATTCTCTTgttgcaacgattatgcagtccattccccttaatattcagtttcggAGGGTGCTTGTGGGCGAAcgatgggaagcatggcttcatttggtgagtagactgatggaggttcagctagctcatcagcccgatcagttgtgttggaagcttactaggtctggagagttcacagtcaagtcgatgtatatcgatgtcattaactctagtattattcctagttccaaacatgtttggaaagtcaaagttcctttgaagattaaagtgtttatgtggtttgtgcataaacaagtaattttaacaaaggataatttggttaagcgcaactggacaggatctactaggtgtagtttttgtgatcgggacgaGACTATCAAGCACCTCTTTTTTTATTGCCCGTTGGCGGGAGTTTTGTGGCGCactgtgcaaattgcctttaatattactcctctgAATTTGCTCAGTgcattatttggaacgtggcttgttgggatagagtccgaaacagttagacacattcgtgtaggagcatgcgcgttgttatgggcaatttggaactgcagaaatgatttggcttttaacagaacaacaactattcattttttgcaggttttattccgggctaccgcgctgatccgtatgtggtccttactcacttcgacggaggccagggagcgtttggttactggatctgtccggtgggagatggtagcgcgggatatcttcaaccggtttggatggcggtcatgtaataggataggcgattagtttacctatcttttgttttgccagccggttgtggctttttggGCCTTTTGTTCTTGGCGTTGTGGCTCTGTATGAGCCTGCCGTTTTTTATTTGTTTCAAGAcattaagaccttgttgaacctcttttatctataaatgtggccgtatacatcgttctgatgcagaggccggagagtcttttttcaaaaaaaataataataatttgagTTCCTTTGACGCGCGCGCACGTCGTGAGACATGAGGGATGGGATGAGATGAGAAGAAATGAAATGAAGTACTAGTACGTACCTGGCTGCCTGCTCCAACGGCGTCTACTGGCTTGGGTTCGTCGTTTCTTCCCGGCTTCACGGACAGGGAGCCCTTACCTGCTATGGTTGCCGCCGCGTTTTGCCTTTCAACAACCAAAAAAAAAAAGTCAAAGTCACGTCGTAATTAAGGGCGGGAACCGTGGCGATCAATGCGAGTACCTCATGGCCTCCTTGCCGCGGAGCTTGGCGTCGTACTCTTTGCTTGGCGGGTACTTGGGCAAGCTCGACGGGTCACACGCCAACGGCTTGGTTCTGAAGAACTGATGAGATCCCATTTGCATTGCAGCAATGTGTCTGTCAGTCGCTGCAAAATCAGAGTATATAGCATAAAACTACCGGTTTTCAGGCAAGAGTGGGTTCTGTAGAATTTGGGgtttttttcaaagaaaaaccaaaCCTAATTTGTGATAGGTACTCTATTCATGTAAAAAAGAAAGATAAAATGGTTGGTTCTACGGAGCCTTGCCTGAAAACCGGTACAAGTTGATGCTGCTGTGAGCGCGACGCTGGAAGAGAGAGGCTACTTACTTGGCTCTCGAGTGCCGAAGCTGCGGTGCCCCGGTCGGAGGGTTCGATGGCCAGCAGCGTGTCCACGAGGTCCAGCGCCGTGGGAGGGAAGTCCCTGAAGGTCTCGGCCGTCCGGCGCCTGTAGGGTCGCTGCGGCTTAAAGAGGGTCACGTCCGGCAGCTTCGCCTTGGCCCAGTACTCCTCGGACGGCGACCCGCAGAGTTTGAAGATCTTGTGCAGCTGCTCAATCTGCGCACTCACACAAGTGAGATCGAGTTTCATACTACACCACTAGAGAGTAAGTAGAGACCAAAATCAAATTACTACTAAGACGAGCTTAGCTAGGAACCTCGGTCTGTCCGGGCATGATGGGCTTTCCGGCGAGCAGCTCGGCGAGGATGCAGCCGGTGCTCCACAGGTCGACCGCGACCCCGTACTCGGTGGCTCCGAGCAGGAGCTCCGGCGGGCGGTACCACAGCGTGACGACCCTGCTCGTGAGGTGCTGCGTCTTGGCCGGGTCGAAGAAGGTGGCCAGCCCGAAGTCGGCGATCTTGAGCACGCCGTTGTCGTCGATGAGCAAGTTGGACCCCTTGATGTCCCTGTGGAGTACCCCGCGGCCGTGGCAATGGTGGAGCCCGGCCAGGATCTGCCTCATGAAGCACTTGACCTGCGGCTCGGTGAAGCGGAGGCCTGGGGTGGCGGCGAGGCCGGCGAGGTCGTGCTCCATGTACTCGAAGACGAGGTAGAGGCTGTGGGAGAGGCGTGACGTGACGATGCCCTCCAGCTTGATCACGTTGGGGTGGTCAAGCCGGCGCAGGATGTGGATCTCCCTCGCCATGAACCGCACGCTCTCCGGGTCCATGTTGACGAAGCGCACCCGCTTCAGCGCCACGATCTTGCCGCTCTGCAGGTCGCGCGCCATGTACACGTTGCTGTACGTGCCCTGCCCGATCTTGTCCAACCTCTCGAAGGTGTCGGCACGGCGGGGCAGCCACCCGTGGACCACCTCCCCGGCCACGGAGGTTAGCCAGGACGGCCAGCCGGCGATCACGTGCTCGCCGGAGAACCCCTGGGGCACGCCCTGCGGGATGGGGTCCGCTGCATCATGGTCGCCGGTGTCCACGGTGGGCCGCCGGTGGTGCGTGAGCCCGGCTGTGCTGTACGACTTGTTGAGAGAGGCGACGACGAGCACCGGAGCCTTCTTCTCGGGCGCGGTGGTAGGCTGCGCCTTGGGCTTGACGCTGGACTCGGACCTGC encodes the following:
- the LOC123144554 gene encoding probable serine/threonine-protein kinase At1g54610 isoform X2 → MGSLCSKEQVVEEEHVPVPVPDRLRLQKAPSQSLKQLITLTAKEDSAVVAPVVHAVISRSESSVKPKAQPTTAPEKKAPVLVVASLNKSYSTAGLTHHRRPTVDTGDHDAADPIPQGVPQGFSGEHVIAGWPSWLTSVAGEVVHGWLPRRADTFERLDKIGQGTYSNVYMARDLQSGKIVALKRVRFVNMDPESVRFMAREIHILRRLDHPNVIKLEGIVTSRLSHSLYLVFEYMEHDLAGLAATPGLRFTEPQVKCFMRQILAGLHHCHGRGVLHRDIKGSNLLIDDNGVLKIADFGLATFFDPAKTQHLTSRVVTLWYRPPELLLGATEYGVAVDLWSTGCILAELLAGKPIMPGQTEIEQLHKIFKLCGSPSEEYWAKAKLPDVTLFKPQRPYRRRTAETFRDFPPTALDLVDTLLAIEPSDRGTAASALESQFFRTKPLACDPSSLPKYPPSKEYDAKLRGKEAMRQNAAATIAGKGSLSVKPGRNDEPKPVDAVGAGSQRRRVRNNPKSSSHHYSTLEDSVSGFRMEPRAVAGQLSTMQNAGQFGSTWYRKDDQRGRGVQRTTSSVRVSNHAAHLTSQRSYATSRGTDLHPSSSAARNTNSKYNRLDVAEPANALDRPVPANKDTAMPTRDAPSAVPGYGGRNRRMNYSGPLVPPGGNMDEMLKEHERQIQAAVRKARVDKERTNRNHY
- the LOC123144554 gene encoding probable serine/threonine-protein kinase At1g54610 isoform X3, which gives rise to MGSLCSKEQVVEEEHVPVPVPDRLRLQKAPSQSLKQLITLTAKEDSAVVAPVVHAVISRSESSVKPKAQPTTAPEKKAPVLVVASLNKSYSTAGLTHHRRPTVDTGDHDAADPIPQGVPQGFSGEHVIAGWPSWLTSVAGEVVHGWLPRRADTFERLDKIGQGTYSNVYMARDLQSGKIVALKRVRFVNMDPESVRFMAREIHILRRLDHPNVIKLEGIVTSRLSHSLYLVFEYMEHDLAGLAATPGLRFTEPQVKCFMRQILAGLHHCHGRGVLHRDIKGSNLLIDDNGVLKIADFGLATFFDPAKTQHLTSRVVTLWYRPPELLLGATEYGVAVDLWSTGCILAELLAGKPIMPGQTEIEQLHKIFKLCGSPSEEYWAKAKLPDVTLFKPQRPYRRRTAETFRDFPPTALDLVDTLLAIEPSDRGTAASALESQFFRTKPLACDPSSLPKYPPSKEYDAKLRGKEAMRQNAAATIAGKGSLSVKPGRNDEPKPVDAVGAGSQVTPSTNSHCWRRCPTDGQHSAHLHRSPAQLHPLLHVEQYSDGVPSFRVQRSKIVLISSSTAQSLGSEEEEHQQHGKRSSSSGSTGRAPPAAGEKQPHGRTSREGAARPGLAAAAGVAASARN
- the LOC123144554 gene encoding probable serine/threonine-protein kinase At1g54610 isoform X4; translation: MGSLCSKEQVVEEEHVPVPVPDRLRLQKAPSQSLKQLITLTAKEDSAVVAPVVHAVISRSESSVKPKAQPTTAPEKKAPVLVVASLNKSYSTAGLTHHRRPTVDTGDHDAADPIPQGVPQGFSGEHVIAGWPSWLTSVAGEVVHGWLPRRADTFERLDKIGQGTYSNVYMARDLQSGKIVALKRVRFVNMDPESVRFMAREIHILRRLDHPNVIKLEGIVTSRLSHSLYLVFEYMEHDLAGLAATPGLRFTEPQVKCFMRQILAGLHHCHGRGVLHRDIKGSNLLIDDNGVLKIADFGLATFFDPAKTQHLTSRVVTLWYRPPELLLGATEYGVAVDLWSTGCILAELLAGKPIMPGQTEIEQLHKIFKLCGSPSEEYWAKAKLPDVTLFKPQRPYRRRTAETFRDFPPTALDLVDTLLAIEPSDRGTAASALESQFFRTKPLACDPSSLPKYPPSKEYDAKLRGKEAMRQNAAATIAGKGSLSVKPGRNDEPKPVDAVGAGSQVTPSTNSHCWRRCPTDGQHSAHLHRSPAQLHPLLHVVASATRQESWSRSCARSWEGGGDRVHGLTLLFPPFHYSVSVDVCCVY
- the LOC123144554 gene encoding cyclin-dependent kinase C-2 isoform X1; the encoded protein is MGSLCSKEQVVEEEHVPVPVPDRLRLQKAPSQSLKQLITLTAKEDSAVVAPVVHAVISRSESSVKPKAQPTTAPEKKAPVLVVASLNKSYSTAGLTHHRRPTVDTGDHDAADPIPQGVPQGFSGEHVIAGWPSWLTSVAGEVVHGWLPRRADTFERLDKIGQGTYSNVYMARDLQSGKIVALKRVRFVNMDPESVRFMAREIHILRRLDHPNVIKLEGIVTSRLSHSLYLVFEYMEHDLAGLAATPGLRFTEPQVKCFMRQILAGLHHCHGRGVLHRDIKGSNLLIDDNGVLKIADFGLATFFDPAKTQHLTSRVVTLWYRPPELLLGATEYGVAVDLWSTGCILAELLAGKPIMPGQTEIEQLHKIFKLCGSPSEEYWAKAKLPDVTLFKPQRPYRRRTAETFRDFPPTALDLVDTLLAIEPSDRGTAASALESQFFRTKPLACDPSSLPKYPPSKEYDAKLRGKEAMRQNAAATIAGKGSLSVKPGRNDEPKPVDAVGAGSQVTPSTNSHCWRRCPTDGQHSAHLHRSPAQLHPLLHVSAEKQNCSDQQQHSTVTWIRGRGTSAAREEEQQQRQHGQSSSGGRGEAAARAHEQRRSSTAGVGSGGWGCRECEELVRDARRAMRRRRPSKWSPWRSSRRWAAGQRRWWAAAQVGGGAGGRRGRGAGGWRRRWVAAQVGARCFYGGCRRPLGPAVVEGGRSRGEGGLARDLKSEGFFCKIRNELSWGQLFPDGGSISQNFKKEIVSHRLISLPLNCGVYLKTYFHSDPTCKFLFLNN